A window of Roseobacter fucihabitans genomic DNA:
GCCTATCTGGGCGTTGGCACTGTGGCACCGAACTGATGCGCGATGAGGAAACAGCGCGCAAGGCCAAGGCCGGCTCACAGATTGCCGCATCCTATCACACCTATTTTACCTCCGGTCAGTATGACAAACGCTACCCCAGCCCAAACAAAACGACCTGGCAGCGCATCTGCCAATTGGTGACGCCTAGCACGCATTTGATCGATTTCGGCTGTGGCAGCGGGCGATATCTGCTGCGCTTGCAAGGCAAGGTCGCGCGTGCCGCCGGATTTGATATAAGCCCCGCCGCGATCGCGTTGATCCGGGAACGTGCGGCCCTGTCGGGTTGGGATGATCTGGAAATCCTCGGCCCGGCCCCCGAAGCCTTGCAAGGTTACATTGACCGGGTGGGTCAGGCCGATGTCGTATTATGCCTGTTCGGGGTGCTGGGTCATATCCAGGATGCGCATATTCGTCATGAGGCGCTGCTGCAGATGCACCGCGCGCTGAAGCCGGGGACGGGTCGTTTGCTGGTCTCCGTTCCCAATATGGCGCGCCGGTTTTACGCCGAACAGCGCGTCGCTGGCGCGGATGCAACGGGGTCAATTGAGTATGAGCGGCATATGGACGGGGCGCATGTCGTGCTGCCTTATCAACTCTATGATCCTGCGCGATTGTGCCGTGAACTGGCTGAGGCAGGGTTCGAACTGCGCGGGCTGGGTGCGGAGAGTGTCCTGCCCGAAAGCTGGCTCCTGAATAACGCCTTTGCGCGCTGGGGGGATGGGGTCGTGACGCCGCTATGTCCTGCGCGCTGGGGCTATGGGATCATCGCCGAAGCCGCCCCGATATGAATAATTTTCTGACCCTTTTGATGGTGGTGTTTGCCCTTTTGTCCGGGCCGGTGGCCGCGCAATCTTCCAGTGGTGCAACTCTGGAACGCCGCGCACAGGTGCCGGAAAATCCGGGGGGGCGGCTTGAACACATCCTGCGGCGTGGGAGCTTGATTGTCGGGGTCAAGGATGACTACCCGCCGATGGGATTTCGCGACCCTGTGGATGACACCCTCATTGGTTTTGAGCCCGATATGGCGCGTGCCATGGCCGAGCGTCTGGGCGTTGCGCTGGAATTGGTGGCCGTCACCTCGAGCAACCGGCTGAGCCGGGTCAATCAGGGTCAAATTGATCTGGTTATCGCAACCATGGGCGACACCAAGGAACGGCGCACGCAAGCGGGCCTGATCCAGCCGACATATTATGCCAGCGGGGTCGCGCTTCTAGCGCAGGAAGGTCAGCCCTATACCGACTGGGGGCAATTGCGCGGTCGCCCTGTCTGCATGGTGCAGGGGGCTTATTACAACCGAACTCTGGATGATACCTACCTGGTGTCAGCGCAGTATTTCCCCAGTGCGCGCGACGCGATGCTTGCGCTGCGCCAGGATGCCTGTGTCGGGTGGGCCTTTGACGATGTGGCGCTGGTCAGCCTCACGACAGGGCCTGACGCGACGGGTCTGGCGGTCTCACTGCCATCGATCTTGACGGCCCCCTGGGCGGTCGCGGTTGCCAAGGGGGAGGAGGACGCAGATTGGGGCCGGTTTGTGTCTGATCTCTTGGCCGAATGGCACGCAGCCGGGAAATTTCTGACGTTGCAACAAAAGTGGGGACTGTTGCCAAACCCCTATCTGAGCGTGGCGCAAGAAACCTGGTCGCGCCAGAATGATGGCACGTTCTTTTGCGCGCGTGATCCTGAAACGGGCGCTTTCAGCCCCAGTTGTGTGACCACTGATGTCCTGCGCACAGGCGCACCGCCGGTCGAGGTTCCGCCCTGGGCTGCGCGCATTCAAGAGGCTACCGGCTGGGAACTTTCGATCCTTTTCGACGCCTATGACCGCACAAGGCTGACACGCGGGCTGGGTATGACCTTAGCGTTGAGCCTCTGCGCGATCATCGGGGCGCTCTGCGTCGGGATCGGTCTTGGGCTTCTCAACGCGGTCCTCTCCGGCGGCCCTGTCTGGCGCCGGGCGTTGCGGATGCCTGTGCTTGGCGTGATCACGCTCTCGCGCATGACACCGCCGATCTTGCAGCTTTATATCGTGTTTTTTGGTCTTGGCGGTTTGCTCAGCAGCGCTGGCCACGTCACGCCCGGTGCCTTCGTCACCGCAACACTTATTTTCTCCTTTTACGCCGGGGCAACGAATGCGGTTCTGATCACCCATGCTCTGGAACAGGAACGCGCGGCGCATCCGGAGATCGGCCTGATGCAGGCGCTGCCACGCGCAGTTGTCCGGTCGTATGATGGCCTGGTGTCAACCTGCGTGAACATCGTCAAAGCGGCGGGCATGGCGAGCGCAATTGCGCTGACCGAATTGATCGCGACGGTCAATTTGATCATTACCGAGGGCGGGGATGCCTCCGTTCTGATGAACGGGTTGTTGCTGCTCTATTTCGTCTTCGTCATGGGCGTGATGTGGCTGTTTCGTGGCCTCAAAGCCGTGTTGCTGCGCAAACCTGCCAATGGTGCATCGGTGCAGGAGAGCGGCGCATGATCGATGTGTTGATTGAACGTACACCCTATCTGGCGGGGGGCTTCGCGATGAATATCGTGATCTCGATCCTGTCCATGACCTTTGGGACGATGTTGGGTGTTGGGATGGGGGCGCTGCGGGTGCGCGGGGGTGTCATCGGTAAACCTGCCCGGCTGATGACGGATCTGTGCCGCAATGTGCCGAGCTTTGTGCTGATGTTTTATATGGCCTTCATGTTGCCCTCCGAGGTCGACGTTACCGGGGTCATCTATCAAGTGCCGCTGTGGCTCAAAGCGACCCTGGCGCTGACATTTCCCGTGATCGGTTTCGCGTCGGATCAGACATTGGGTTATGTTCGCCAGCGTGATGCAGGGCTGCACGGCGCGCGCGAGACGTTCCTGGTGGCCTGGGTGCAGTATTTCCTGATCATCATCATGGCGTCCGCCACGGCCTCTGTCATCGGTGCGGATGAAATCGTCGGGCGTGCGAATATCGTGATCGCCAGCGGTGACGGGGCAGGTTTCTTACTGGCGACATATGTTTATGTGGCGTTCTGGTTCATCCTGACCGGGTTGATTGTTTCAGGCCTGAGCAAGGCGTTACTGCGCGCCTGACACGCCGCTCCGCAAATATCGCGTTAAAAGAAAATTCACTCATGAGTTGATTTTTGATGCAGCATCTCTAGGCTGCGACGAAACACTTTTTTAAATGGGGTCTGGCGATGGGGGTCGAAATTTCGGGACCTGGCATTTTTGACGTTCTGGATACCCTGCGTGTCAATGAAGCATTGCACAATGATTGATCTGGCGCTGGGCCTAGTTGCGGATCGTCTCAACGCGCATCTGGTGTCGCGCTATGGCGTGTCGGACGCATTGGTCAGTGTATCGCCGCTGTCAGATGGCGAGGGCAAGCCGACCGCCGATGCGCGCAACCGGCTGGTGATGTTCCTGACCAATATCGCGCAGGATGCGACGCCGCGTGCTGCCGCCGGGACCCGCTCTTCGGTGCAGATGACGCAGGCGCGGGCCATTCACCTTGATATCTACTTCATGTTGGCCTCCGCCTATGATGCGGAAACCTACAGTGAAGGGCTCAAGCTGATTTCCTCTGCGCTGGCCTTCTTTCAGGCAAACCCGGTCATGACGCCCCGCAATACGCCGGATATGCCCGCGGGGCTGAACCAGCTCAGCCTCGAAATATCCAACCTCAAAGTGGAGGAAATGGGCCAGATGTGGGGCAATCTGGGGGGGCGCTATGTGCCTTCCGTAATGTTCAAGATGCGCTCGGTCATGATCGACGCCGGTGCTGTCTCCGACGTGGTGCCGCTGATCACGCAACCGGGTCAGGCCGCGCGCCCTGCCGAGGGCGTTTCGTGATGGCGTATCGGTCGATCCTGACACTCACATTGTCGCATGACTATTACGGATCAACCGCCCTCCCGCTCCGCGTGCTACCTGCCGATGCGCCGGCCTTTGCCAAGGCTGGGTTGCTGCTGCGCCAGACGCAAAACACTGTGCTTGTCCTGGCGGATGACGGGGATGAACCCCCTGAGACGATCGCGCTTGATCTGCGCGTGACCAGCCCGGAAGTTTTCACGCTCACTCAGGGTGCCGATTGGGGTCATGTGCTGGCTTTTGACGTGACGGGCGAGGCTTTTGAATTTGACGCCGGGAAGGCTTCGGCCCGCTTGCCGCAGAGGCGCGCGCAGTCTTTGGCGCGGCTGAGTTTTGATGTCGCTGGGGCGCATGAACGCGCCTGTTCGGTGCATTTCAACACGGTGGAGGCGTTTTGGGCCTATCATGTGACCGGCGCGCGCACCTCCGAGGATCTCGAAATTATTGATACGGCCTCCCAGACGACCTTTTCCGCGCAAGGCATGGTGATCTTGCCTGATGGTCGCGAGGCTTTCGTCATCCGCTCGGATAGCCCGCTGCCCGCGCGCGCGCGACCAGACCAGAAATTTACCTTGCAGCGGCCCAGTGCCTTTGGGCCAGAGCCGCTTGTACCAGTCCTCCCCGCAGCGGGGATTTCGTTCAAACCGATCGATCAACAGCCGGGCGTTGCTGCGCGCCTGCAATCAGACATTTACGTCTCACTATGGTGAAGGAGAACCGAAGATGGCCATGAAGACGCCCGGCGTTTACATCGTTGAGAAAAACGCATTCCCCAATTCGGTTGTGCAGGTTGCAACCGCCGTTCCGGCCTTTATCGGCTATACCGAAAAGGCGATGAACGGCAATGTGTCGCTGTCTAATACGCCGTGGCGGATCACGTCGATGTCGGAATTTCACAACTATTTCGGCGTTGCACCCGACCCAAAGTTCGAGATTGTACCCTGGGCCGAGTTTGACGGTGTCTCGCCTTTGTCGCCGCAGGGTGCTGCCAAGCCCGCCGCGCTGCCACGTGCGAAATTCACCACAAAGGGGCCACAGGGTGACGAGCCCTATGAGCTCAAGCAAACCAACAAGGCCTATGCGCTTTACGGTGCGATGCGGTTGTTTTTCCAGAACGGGGGCGGGGCGTGTTACATCGTATCCGTGGGAACCTACGCGGAGGAGGAGATCGACGCCGACAAGATCATGGCCGGTATCGCGCTGCTGAAGAAAGAGCCCGAACCGACGATGGTCGTCATCCCCGAAACCACGCGGATGGTGCGTCAGAACGCGGTCAAGGTGCAGCAGGCCATGCTGAAACACTGCGGGTCGGACAAGAAGAACCGCTTTGCAATCCTCGACATTTCAGGCGG
This region includes:
- a CDS encoding bifunctional 2-polyprenyl-6-hydroxyphenol methylase/3-demethylubiquinol 3-O-methyltransferase UbiG encodes the protein MRDEETARKAKAGSQIAASYHTYFTSGQYDKRYPSPNKTTWQRICQLVTPSTHLIDFGCGSGRYLLRLQGKVARAAGFDISPAAIALIRERAALSGWDDLEILGPAPEALQGYIDRVGQADVVLCLFGVLGHIQDAHIRHEALLQMHRALKPGTGRLLVSVPNMARRFYAEQRVAGADATGSIEYERHMDGAHVVLPYQLYDPARLCRELAEAGFELRGLGAESVLPESWLLNNAFARWGDGVVTPLCPARWGYGIIAEAAPI
- a CDS encoding transporter substrate-binding domain-containing protein — protein: MNNFLTLLMVVFALLSGPVAAQSSSGATLERRAQVPENPGGRLEHILRRGSLIVGVKDDYPPMGFRDPVDDTLIGFEPDMARAMAERLGVALELVAVTSSNRLSRVNQGQIDLVIATMGDTKERRTQAGLIQPTYYASGVALLAQEGQPYTDWGQLRGRPVCMVQGAYYNRTLDDTYLVSAQYFPSARDAMLALRQDACVGWAFDDVALVSLTTGPDATGLAVSLPSILTAPWAVAVAKGEEDADWGRFVSDLLAEWHAAGKFLTLQQKWGLLPNPYLSVAQETWSRQNDGTFFCARDPETGAFSPSCVTTDVLRTGAPPVEVPPWAARIQEATGWELSILFDAYDRTRLTRGLGMTLALSLCAIIGALCVGIGLGLLNAVLSGGPVWRRALRMPVLGVITLSRMTPPILQLYIVFFGLGGLLSSAGHVTPGAFVTATLIFSFYAGATNAVLITHALEQERAAHPEIGLMQALPRAVVRSYDGLVSTCVNIVKAAGMASAIALTELIATVNLIITEGGDASVLMNGLLLLYFVFVMGVMWLFRGLKAVLLRKPANGASVQESGA
- a CDS encoding DUF4255 domain-containing protein, encoding MIDLALGLVADRLNAHLVSRYGVSDALVSVSPLSDGEGKPTADARNRLVMFLTNIAQDATPRAAAGTRSSVQMTQARAIHLDIYFMLASAYDAETYSEGLKLISSALAFFQANPVMTPRNTPDMPAGLNQLSLEISNLKVEEMGQMWGNLGGRYVPSVMFKMRSVMIDAGAVSDVVPLITQPGQAARPAEGVS